One segment of Methanosphaera sp. WGK6 DNA contains the following:
- a CDS encoding ATP-binding cassette domain-containing protein: MFNDTIIIKGARVHNLKNIDVNIPLGKIVAIAGVSGSGKSSLALGVLYAEGSRRYLEALSTYTRRRITQSEKAKIDSIEHVPAALALHQRPNIPGIRSTFGTSTELLNSLRLLYSRCGNYICSNGHKLDASINIALEIPLKCPECNEEFMGLSAEEYAFNSDGACPKCSGTGLMRDVDLTTLVPDETKTLEEGAVNAWNMMGLSSMFYVAKELGVRIDIPYKDLTDEEKDIIFYGEEVAKDVVIPANGKVFELNFKYRNAIDAVKIALSNAKSEKGLKKINKFLTTKTCDECNGSRLNKRANSTLLGGINLENTTKMTLEEVVEWLPKTINKLPSDVREIANQIEEEFMDNANALLNLGLGYISLDRPSSTLSTGELQRVQLARTVRNHTTGVLYVLDEPSIGLHPANVDGLIKLLKQLIEDGNSVILVDHDTQILETADYMIEIGPKSGAGGGNIIAQGTIPEIIENNNSQIGKYLNKTEDVIVRNKTLKEDLFEKGSIKISTDNIHTVKPITMEIPKGRMTVITGVSGSGKTTSILEGLYPAIKNTIDNTPLPSHVKSIDTCGIEKINLIDATPIGKNVRSTLVTYSGILTNLRKLYASLDESKQHEYNLKDYSYNTGKLRCDKCNGTGQISMDVQFLPDVEIICPACNGLRYSDKVDVVKYKNYSIKDVLALTIDEAIDVFSGESKIRNKLQILSNLGLGYLTLGEDTPALSGGEAQRLKLASDIGRKQYNTLFIFDEPSIGLHPLDVKLLINIFQKLIDNGATVIIIEHDLDLIKNADYIIDMGPGGGVDGGEIVACGVLDDIINNESSVTGHYLSY, translated from the coding sequence ATGTTCAATGACACAATAATAATAAAAGGTGCAAGAGTACATAACCTAAAAAACATAGATGTAAACATTCCATTAGGAAAAATAGTTGCAATAGCTGGAGTATCAGGAAGTGGAAAATCATCACTAGCACTAGGAGTATTATATGCAGAAGGATCAAGAAGATACCTTGAAGCACTATCAACATATACTAGACGAAGAATCACACAAAGTGAAAAAGCAAAAATAGACTCAATAGAACATGTACCAGCAGCACTAGCACTACATCAAAGACCAAACATACCTGGAATAAGAAGTACATTTGGAACATCCACAGAACTACTAAACTCACTAAGACTACTGTACTCTAGATGTGGAAATTATATCTGCTCAAATGGACATAAACTAGATGCATCAATAAATATAGCACTAGAAATACCACTCAAATGCCCTGAATGTAATGAAGAATTCATGGGATTAAGTGCAGAAGAATATGCATTTAACAGTGATGGAGCATGTCCAAAATGTTCAGGAACAGGACTAATGAGAGACGTGGACTTAACAACACTAGTACCTGATGAAACCAAAACACTAGAAGAAGGAGCAGTAAATGCATGGAATATGATGGGACTATCATCCATGTTCTATGTGGCAAAAGAATTAGGAGTACGAATAGACATACCCTACAAGGACCTAACAGATGAAGAAAAAGATATAATATTCTATGGAGAAGAAGTAGCAAAAGATGTGGTAATTCCAGCAAATGGAAAAGTATTCGAGCTAAACTTCAAATACAGAAATGCAATAGATGCAGTAAAAATAGCACTAAGTAATGCAAAATCAGAGAAGGGACTAAAGAAAATTAACAAATTCCTAACAACAAAAACATGTGATGAATGTAATGGGTCTCGACTTAACAAGAGGGCAAACTCCACACTACTTGGAGGTATAAATCTAGAAAATACAACTAAAATGACACTAGAAGAAGTAGTAGAATGGTTACCAAAAACAATAAACAAACTACCTTCTGATGTACGAGAAATAGCAAATCAAATTGAAGAAGAATTCATGGATAATGCAAATGCACTACTAAACTTGGGACTAGGATATATATCACTAGACAGGCCAAGCTCCACACTATCCACAGGAGAACTACAAAGAGTACAACTAGCAAGAACAGTGAGAAATCATACAACAGGAGTACTATATGTTCTAGACGAACCATCAATAGGACTTCACCCAGCAAATGTAGATGGGCTAATAAAACTACTAAAACAATTAATAGAAGATGGAAACTCAGTAATACTAGTAGATCATGATACACAGATACTAGAAACCGCAGATTACATGATAGAAATAGGACCAAAATCAGGAGCAGGTGGTGGAAACATAATAGCACAGGGAACAATACCTGAAATTATAGAAAACAATAACTCACAAATAGGAAAATATCTAAATAAAACAGAAGATGTAATAGTTAGAAATAAAACATTAAAAGAAGATCTATTTGAAAAGGGTTCTATAAAAATATCCACAGATAATATACACACAGTAAAACCAATAACAATGGAAATTCCAAAAGGAAGAATGACAGTAATCACAGGAGTTTCAGGTAGTGGGAAAACAACAAGTATTCTTGAAGGATTATATCCAGCAATAAAAAATACAATAGATAACACACCACTACCAAGTCATGTTAAAAGTATAGATACGTGTGGTATTGAAAAAATTAACTTAATTGATGCAACACCAATCGGGAAAAATGTGCGAAGTACACTAGTAACATATAGTGGAATTCTAACAAATCTAAGAAAACTATATGCAAGTCTAGATGAATCAAAACAACATGAATATAATCTAAAAGATTACTCATATAATACAGGTAAACTAAGATGTGATAAATGTAATGGTACAGGCCAAATTAGTATGGATGTACAATTCTTACCAGATGTAGAAATAATATGTCCTGCATGTAATGGGCTAAGATACTCTGATAAAGTAGATGTAGTTAAATATAAAAATTATTCAATAAAAGATGTTCTAGCACTAACAATTGATGAGGCAATCGATGTTTTTAGTGGGGAATCTAAGATAAGAAATAAGTTACAAATATTATCAAATCTAGGTCTAGGCTATCTTACACTCGGTGAGGATACACCAGCATTATCGGGTGGTGAGGCACAAAGACTTAAACTAGCTTCAGACATTGGTCGAAAACAATATAATACCCTTTTCATATTTGATGAACCAAGTATAGGATTACATCCACTTGATGTTAAATTATTAATAAATATATTCCAAAAACTTATTGATAATGGTGCAACTGTAATTATCATAGAACATGATTTGGACCTTATAAAAAATGCTGATTATATTATTGATATGGGTCCTGGTGGTGGTGTTGATGGTGGTGAAATTGTAGCTTGTGGTGTGCTTGATGATATTATTAATAATGAAAGTAGTGTAACAGGACACTACTTATCATATTAA
- a CDS encoding cupin domain-containing protein — translation MDKEAFDKENIFGQGEPNDAFAQFFIGQSYLNPLVNPEETSVFLANVTFEPGCRNNWHIHKATNGGGQLLICTAGEGWYQEEGKKAQSLKPGDVVTIPANVKHWHGAKKDSWFSHIAVEVPGENTENEWLEEVSDEEYLNL, via the coding sequence AAGCATTTGATAAAGAAAATATATTTGGACAAGGTGAACCTAACGATGCATTTGCACAATTCTTCATAGGACAATCATACCTAAATCCACTAGTAAACCCAGAAGAAACAAGTGTATTTCTAGCAAATGTAACCTTTGAACCAGGATGTAGAAATAACTGGCATATTCACAAAGCAACAAATGGTGGGGGACAACTTCTCATATGTACAGCAGGAGAAGGATGGTACCAAGAAGAAGGTAAAAAAGCACAAAGTCTAAAACCAGGAGATGTTGTAACAATACCTGCAAATGTAAAACACTGGCATGGAGCAAAAAAAGATTCATGGTTTAGTCATATTGCAGTAGAAGTACCTGGAGAAAATACTGAAAATGAATGGCTAGAAGAAGTTAGTGATGAAGAATACCTTAACTTATAA